In Microcaecilia unicolor chromosome 1, aMicUni1.1, whole genome shotgun sequence, the following are encoded in one genomic region:
- the LOC115459876 gene encoding LOW QUALITY PROTEIN: sodium/potassium-transporting ATPase subunit beta-3-like (The sequence of the model RefSeq protein was modified relative to this genomic sequence to represent the inferred CDS: deleted 2 bases in 1 codon): MAKEESKTFGQTLPDWKQFIYNPRSGEVLGRTAKSWALILLFYLVFYGFLAGLFTFTMWVMLQTLDDNFPKYRDRVPSPGLMISPKSDSGLDIVFRTSVSSPYDKYSKALDSFLQPYNDSIQGAKNVLCTPGLYREDDESKKKACQFNRTMLGQCSGTEDTSYGYSNGTPCVIVKMNRIIGLKPEGNPSINCTSKKDNGVQLLYFPDYGKIDLMYFPYYGKKVQATYVQPLVAVKIIISSATKEEIQFECKIHGSRNLKIDDDRDKFLGRVTWMEGKGE; this comes from the exons ATGGCCAAAGAGGAGAGCAAAACATTCGGCCAGACTCTCCCCGACTGGAAGCAGTTCATTTACAACCCGCGGAGCGGAGAGGTCCTGGGGCGGACGGCCAAAAGCTGGGCTTTAATCCTGCTCTTCTACTTGGTGTTCTATGGCTTCCTAGCTGGACTCTTTACCTTCACTATGTGGGTCATGCTTCAGACACTGGATGATAATTTTCCAAAGTATCGTGATAGAGTTCCTTCTCCAGGTCTTATGATTTCACCAAAATCAGATTCAGGCCTGGACATTGTTTTTCGTACATCTGTTTCTAGTCCATATGACAAGTATAGTAAAGCCCTTGACTCATTCCTGCAGCCATATAATGATTCGATACAGGGAGCCAAAAATGTATTATGTACCCCAGGGCTTTACAGAGAGGATGatgaatct aaaaaaaaggcatgtcaGTTTAATCGAACCATGCTTGGCCAGTGTTCTGGCACTGAAGATACTTCGTATGGCTATTCTAACGGAACCCCATGTGTAATTGTGAAAATGAACAGAATTATTGGATTAAAGCCTGAAGGAAATCCATCCATAAATTGTACTTCTAAGAAAGACAATGGAGTGCAACTGCTATATTTTCCAGATTATGGAAAAATTGACTTAATGTACTTTCCATATTATGGGAAAAAGGTTCAAGCCACCTAtgtacagcctttagttgctGTTAAAATAATTATCAGCAGTGCTACCAAGGAAGAAATACAATTTGAATGCAAGATCCATGGGTCTCGTAATTTAAAAATTGACGATGATCGGGATAAATTCTTGGGACGAgtaacatggatggaggggaagggagaatag